From the genome of Chloroherpetonaceae bacterium:
CGAAAGCCTAAAATTCCGTTTGCGTCTTCAAGACTGGCTGAAATTGCCGTGATAAAAATCTTAGAGCACTACTCACTGGTTCAAGCCAGTGTGAAGCAGATTTTGTCGGAGCGAGCGCGGCTACTATGCGCGCTACGCGAGATACCACGCCTACGAGCACTGGAGAGCGATACGAATTTTATCATCATTCAAGTCGAGCAGCCTAAGCAACTCTTTGAAGCCTTGCGTGCCAAAGGGATTCTGGTGCGCGATGTCTCCAAGTATCCGCTAATGGAAAAGTGCTTACGTATCAGCGTAGGCACGCCAGAAGAAAATGACCACTTGCTAAGTGAGCTGAGGCAGCTTTGTGCATGACTTTGAAGTGCTTACGATGCAGCCAAACTAATTGGGAGGGATAAGCAAGCTATTCGGCAAGTCTGTCTTTGCTCAGAGAGGGCAGCAAGATGACAACGGAACTTGTGATTGCTAAATCAAAACCGCTGCCTGCAATGCTAAGCGCCTGAAATGCTATGCCACTTCAGAAACTGGCAGGGGCAGAAATGATGCGCCTCTCACCTGAAGAATTTCGCTTAGCCCCGAAGCACCCGATATACGTGCTATTGCAAAACATTCGCTCAATGTGGAATGTCGGCTCAATTTTTCGCACCAGTGATGCGGCGTGCATTGAGGAGTTGATTATCACAGGCTACACTGCAACCCCACCGCGCAAAGAAATTGAAAAAACGGCATTGGGCGCAACTGAAACGGTTAAGTGGTCATACTGCCAAAATCCCATAGAAGCAATTGCGATGCTGCGTGCAAAAGGCGTCAAAATTGCGGCCCTGGAGATTGCGCGTCCCAGTCGACGCTATGATGCAGTGCAGCTCGAGGACTTTCCAATTTGCCTTGTAGTCGGCAATGAAGTAACTGGTATTGATGATGAAGTGCTGGCAGCCTGCGATTTTGCATTGGAAATTCCGCAGTATGGCACAAAGCATTCGCTCAATGTGGCAGTGGCAGTGGGTATTGCCGTGTTTGAGTTAGTGCGTGTATGGCGGCAGTACGAAGGGGAAAGTGCGCGATAGTGGATTCGAACCACTGACCTCCACCGTGTCAAGGTGGCGCTCTAACCAACTGAGCTAACCGCGCAGCGGCAAAAAACAAGGAGCGTAAATATACGACCTACGTACCAGATTGCCAATAACTTGTTCGCAACAGCCAATCATTTTCTCAGGCTACACAGACTCCGTATTTTTCAGCAAAAGGGAGAAGACGATGGGCGTGGCACTGAGGCTCACTTTTCTGGTGTTTGCTCTCATACTTGCTGTAGCAAGCTTGGTGTTAGTGCCTGCAGCGCTCTGCGGCATAATGCAGACATGGCAAGTCTATGCAGCATGTCTCTTCTACTTCCTGTTTTTTCTGAGCACCATTGCGCGCGTCAGAAAGTACGGCGATTTTTCACCACGTTCACAAGATGCGCAGGTGCAAAGCAAGTGGGGCAAAGTCGCATATCCGATACAGTTTCTTGGTTTAGGCGGTGCACATTGGTTGGCGGTGTATGATTTTTCACAGCATCTTCGCACTGTGTCGGTCTGGTCAGTGCTGGGTGTGTTGGTGATGCTGGTAGCACTCGTCGTCAATCGTCTTGCAGCTCGCGAGCTGGGACGCTTCTGGGATCGATTGCTTATCAAAGATGAACACTACCTTGTAACCACAGGGATTTACCGCATTGTTCGACATCCAATTTATACCAGTTACATTTTGCTGTTCTGCGGTAATATGGTGCTTTTTGAAAGCCTCTGGGCAATGTTGCTACTA
Proteins encoded in this window:
- a CDS encoding RNA methyltransferase, producing MPLQKLAGAEMMRLSPEEFRLAPKHPIYVLLQNIRSMWNVGSIFRTSDAACIEELIITGYTATPPRKEIEKTALGATETVKWSYCQNPIEAIAMLRAKGVKIAALEIARPSRRYDAVQLEDFPICLVVGNEVTGIDDEVLAACDFALEIPQYGTKHSLNVAVAVGIAVFELVRVWRQYEGESAR
- a CDS encoding isoprenylcysteine carboxylmethyltransferase family protein gives rise to the protein MPITCSQQPIIFSGYTDSVFFSKREKTMGVALRLTFLVFALILAVASLVLVPAALCGIMQTWQVYAACLFYFLFFLSTIARVRKYGDFSPRSQDAQVQSKWGKVAYPIQFLGLGGAHWLAVYDFSQHLRTVSVWSVLGVLVMLVALVVNRLAARELGRFWDRLLIKDEHYLVTTGIYRIVRHPIYTSYILLFCGNMVLFESLWAMLLLIVVCTIWFGTRIRIEESLLLRKFGNEYAEYMRQTKRLFPYLF